From a region of the Rhipicephalus microplus isolate Deutch F79 chromosome X, USDA_Rmic, whole genome shotgun sequence genome:
- the LOC119184675 gene encoding uncharacterized protein LOC119184675 — protein MSQRRDRAKATVEVGLALVALGSIEDELNAAKARVMSLKQRLVMNSFILTASALSPRAINRERWAYARNERWFEDTLPLLGYGHFKQCFRVSPATFRFIVDSLRPSLERVTTNMRECIAVEKVVAIGLLKLCSVAEDRVVASVFGVGRSTVNGIYKEFCEAIVSVLESDWIKMLSPSEMAEHIREFMTVSDFPQAVGALDGCHFPVSPPQEHATDYYNYKGWYSIILLALVDHKYRFRFINVGASGRCHDSHVYQMSSLSSMVEGPLFKAPVVTIGGVAVPPLVLCDQAFPLTPNLIKSFGHNTPLSAEQKNFNYHISRVRRVVENAFGRLKARFRFTSKRMECDIANVRLVIRARCVLNNICEHFSDAVQLQWLQEVKQSDSQLPQPGRSSDSQIGNAVSVRSALVDHLSQRMQTQAARS, from the exons atgtctcagcgcagagacagagctaaagcaacagttgaggtgggcctggctcttgtcgccctcggctccatcgaagatgagctaaacgctgcgaaggcaagagtgatgagcctaaaacaaagactcgtcatgaacagcttcattttgactgcttccgcactgtccCCCCGAGCCATCAACCGCGAAAGGTGGGCCTATGCGCGCAACGAacgctggttcgaagacacattgccgtTATTAGGTTACGGCCACTTTAAGCAGTGTTTTCGAGTGAGCCCAGCCACCTTCCGTTTCATTGTGGACAGCCTACGCCCTTCGCTAGAGAGGGTCACAACTAATATGCGCGAGTGCATTGCGGTTGAAAAGGTGGTGGCCATCGGCTTATTGAAACTGTGCTCCGTGGCAGAGGACCGAGTCGTAGCCAGTGTCTTCGGCGTCGGGCGATCGACGGTGAACGGCATTTACAAGGAGTTTTGCGAAGCCATCGTTTCTGTCTTGGAAAGCGACTGGATCAAGATGCTGAGTCCATCTGAGATGGCCGAACACATTCGGGAATTCATGACCGTCAGTGACTTTCCCCAAGCTGTAGGAGCCCTCGATGGCTGCCACTTCCCAGTTTCGCCGCCACAAGAACATGCCACTGATTACTATAACTACAAGGGGTG GTACAGCATTATTCTCCTGGCGCTTGTAGACCACAAGTACCGTTTCAGGTTTATAAATGTTGGTGCCTCTGGAAGATGCCACGACTCTCATGTGTATCAAATGTCGAGCCTCTCCAGCATGGTTGAGGGACCACTTTTCAAGGCTCCAGTTGTTACAATAGGAGGCGTTGCCGTGCCACCTCTGGTGCTGTGTGACCAGGCCTTCCCACTTACACCTAACCTCATCAAGTCATTTGGACACAACACCCCACTTAGTGCAGAGCAGAAAAATTTCAATTACCACATAAGCAGAGTGAGACGTGTGGTAGAAAACGCCTTTGGAAGGCTTAAGGCAAGATTTCGCTTCACATCGAAGAGAATGGAATGCGACATTGCAAATGTTCGCCTCGTGATTCGCGCACGCTGCGTGCTGAACAATATTTGCGAGCATTTCAGCGATGCTGTTCAGCTTCAATGGCTCCAGGAAGTGAAGCAGTCCGACTCCCAACTGCCCCAACCAGGACGCAGCAGCGATTCACAGATTGGGAATGCAGTCAGTGTGCGTTCTGCACTTGTGGACCACTTGAGCCAGAGGATGCAGACCCAGGCAGCCCGCtcctag